The following proteins are encoded in a genomic region of Neisseria perflava:
- a CDS encoding pilus assembly PilX family protein codes for MRRPITLNKPERQQGYALFIVLMMMVVIALLVVTATQSYNTEQRISTNDADRKLATTLAEAALREGENQIFDIEGKKTTFTKDCKNGLCSTPEVIYDGNFEKPENDKLEGDAWNRILPECIEKDEKDEKKKKKPQKCIDVNGKKYSLGENSGIKKSPRYIIEYLGTNSADKRTIYRVTAKAWGKNDNTQVVLQSYVASE; via the coding sequence ATGCGCCGACCGATCACTCTAAACAAACCCGAACGGCAGCAGGGCTATGCTTTGTTTATCGTCTTAATGATGATGGTCGTTATCGCCCTGCTCGTGGTTACAGCCACTCAGTCCTACAATACCGAACAACGCATCAGCACTAACGATGCCGACCGCAAACTGGCAACCACCCTGGCCGAAGCGGCACTGCGTGAAGGTGAAAATCAAATTTTTGATATTGAAGGTAAAAAGACTACTTTTACCAAAGATTGTAAAAACGGTTTATGCTCTACTCCAGAAGTTATATATGATGGTAACTTTGAAAAACCAGAAAACGACAAACTGGAAGGAGATGCTTGGAATCGTATACTCCCTGAATGTATAGAAAAAGATGAAAAAGATGAAAAAAAGAAGAAAAAACCCCAAAAATGTATTGATGTCAACGGCAAAAAATATTCTCTAGGTGAAAATAGCGGCATCAAAAAAAGTCCGCGCTACATCATCGAATATCTAGGCACTAACTCTGCCGACAAACGTACTATTTACCGCGTTACTGCCAAAGCATGGGGTAAGAATGACAATACCCAAGTCGTTCTTCAGTCTTACGTTGCCAGCGAATAA
- a CDS encoding OFA family MFS transporter codes for MKFLDREATIAKPGFNRWLVPPAALAVHLAIGQIYAYSVFNAPLTKLIGITESAAGDWKLTTVGWIFSIALAMLGASAAMFGTWMERVGPRKAMFVAACCFSLGFFVSAIGVHTHNLFLLYLGNGVIGGIGLGLGYIGPVSTLMKWFPDKPGMATGLAIMGFGGGAMLASPLSVSLMSFFSSETSVGVAQTFVVLGLFYLVLMMFGAFTIRVPADGWKPKGYVAPKNKSKLVSSNHVNVSQAMKTPQFWLLFWVLCLNVTAGIGVLGQASVMIQELFSEASVGKQAAIGAGAAAGFVSLLSLFNMGGRFLWSSVSDKIGRKNTYTVFFVLGSLLYFAIPSIGGSGNKALFVIGFCVIISMYGGGFAAIPAYLKDLFGTYQVGAIHGRILLAWSTAAVIGPVLVNYIRQSQIESGVPAAEAYSITMYIMAGLLIVGLLCNLGVRSVHEKHHEKDIKVAAHSRNPDDETAVSDAYLISKKVSAGGIGVWWRWALVCIPLGYGVIMVFVKALSLFN; via the coding sequence ATGAAGTTTTTAGACCGTGAGGCGACCATTGCCAAACCCGGCTTTAATCGTTGGCTGGTACCGCCTGCCGCTTTGGCTGTGCATCTTGCCATCGGGCAGATATACGCTTATTCCGTGTTCAATGCGCCTTTAACCAAGCTTATCGGTATCACTGAGTCGGCTGCCGGAGATTGGAAGCTGACCACGGTGGGTTGGATTTTCAGTATTGCCTTGGCGATGCTGGGCGCGTCTGCGGCCATGTTCGGTACATGGATGGAACGCGTTGGGCCGCGTAAGGCGATGTTTGTTGCCGCCTGCTGCTTTAGCTTGGGCTTTTTTGTGTCGGCAATCGGCGTCCATACGCACAATCTGTTTTTGCTTTATTTGGGCAACGGCGTGATTGGCGGGATTGGTTTGGGCTTGGGCTATATCGGGCCTGTATCGACATTGATGAAATGGTTTCCCGATAAACCGGGCATGGCAACAGGTTTGGCGATTATGGGTTTTGGTGGCGGCGCGATGTTGGCCTCGCCTTTGTCGGTATCGCTGATGAGTTTTTTCTCCAGTGAAACTTCGGTTGGCGTTGCGCAGACTTTTGTGGTTTTAGGGTTGTTTTATTTGGTGTTGATGATGTTCGGCGCGTTTACGATCCGTGTACCTGCCGATGGCTGGAAACCTAAAGGTTATGTTGCGCCGAAAAACAAAAGCAAATTGGTCAGCAGCAATCATGTCAATGTTTCACAAGCCATGAAAACGCCGCAATTCTGGCTCTTGTTTTGGGTGTTGTGTTTGAATGTGACGGCCGGTATTGGCGTATTGGGACAGGCTTCCGTCATGATTCAGGAGCTGTTTTCCGAGGCATCTGTGGGAAAACAAGCGGCCATTGGTGCGGGCGCAGCGGCAGGTTTTGTGAGCCTGTTAAGCCTGTTTAATATGGGCGGCCGCTTTTTGTGGTCCAGCGTGTCCGATAAAATCGGCCGTAAAAACACTTATACTGTTTTCTTCGTGCTCGGCTCGCTGTTGTATTTTGCCATTCCGTCTATTGGCGGAAGCGGTAACAAGGCTTTGTTTGTCATAGGTTTCTGCGTCATTATTTCCATGTATGGCGGCGGTTTTGCAGCTATTCCGGCGTATTTGAAGGATTTGTTCGGCACTTATCAAGTCGGTGCAATCCACGGCAGGATTTTGCTGGCATGGTCAACTGCGGCCGTTATTGGCCCGGTATTGGTTAACTATATCCGCCAAAGTCAAATTGAAAGCGGCGTTCCGGCTGCCGAGGCTTATAGCATTACCATGTACATCATGGCGGGTTTGTTGATTGTCGGTTTGCTGTGTAACTTGGGTGTCCGTTCGGTTCATGAAAAGCATCACGAGAAAGACATTAAAGTAGCGGCCCATAGCCGTAATCCCGATGATGAAACCGCTGTATCCGATGCCTATCTGATTAGCAAAAAAGTCTCAGCGGGCGGCATTGGAGTATGGTGGCGCTGGGCTTTGGTCTGCATTCCTTTGGGCTACGGCGTTATTATGGTGTTTGTGAAAGCCTTAAGTTTGTTTAATTGA
- a CDS encoding RNA 2'-phosphotransferase, producing MILNEKQLKSISKFLSFILRHHPEQIGITLDKDGWVDIDTLLTQANHPERGLTGNPLTYEILLEVVENNDKKRFTVSEDGKRIRAAQGHSTAQVQVEHKVATPPQILYHGTAEHSVPSILEQGLHSASRHFVHLSADAETAVKVGSRHGKPVVLTIDTVSMLAAGHQFYLADNGVWLTENVPPQFIGKL from the coding sequence ATGATACTCAACGAAAAACAACTAAAATCCATCAGCAAATTCCTCAGCTTTATATTACGCCATCATCCCGAGCAAATTGGTATTACTTTGGATAAAGACGGCTGGGTGGATATTGATACCCTACTGACGCAGGCAAACCATCCCGAGCGCGGCCTTACGGGCAATCCGCTGACCTACGAAATATTGTTGGAAGTGGTCGAAAACAACGATAAAAAACGGTTTACCGTATCAGAAGACGGCAAACGCATCCGCGCGGCGCAAGGTCATTCGACGGCACAAGTTCAGGTCGAACACAAAGTGGCGACGCCTCCTCAGATTTTGTATCACGGTACGGCTGAGCACTCTGTTCCATCTATTTTGGAACAAGGTCTGCATTCTGCCTCGCGCCATTTTGTCCATCTGTCTGCCGATGCCGAAACAGCCGTTAAAGTCGGCTCCCGCCACGGCAAGCCGGTTGTATTGACCATCGACACTGTCTCCATGCTTGCGGCAGGACATCAATTTTATTTGGCGGACAACGGCGTATGGTTAACTGAAAACGTTCCGCCGCAATTTATCGGCAAACTTTAA
- the pilV gene encoding type IV pilus modification protein PilV — MNITNPTHLRSFKGRLKTSSTSFTPKLQSGMTLIEVLIAMFVLAIGVLALLAVQLRTVSSVRESENQTTVAQITQNLIEGMLINPTLSEETDTAGEKTSRYKKSYDAYLKSDSKQTAKFEAKMSKAQLAQAQIAQFKADLAKALPEAQVFSTICKDSSGAEPTYENGFNAKCDGKGDTTIVKVLWLQDVEEENSAKNLNTSGHHVVYTYQSRVRD, encoded by the coding sequence ATGAACATTACTAATCCTACTCATCTCAGATCATTTAAAGGCCGTCTGAAAACAAGCTCAACAAGCTTTACTCCAAAACTTCAATCAGGTATGACCCTGATTGAAGTTTTGATTGCCATGTTTGTCCTTGCCATCGGTGTGCTTGCCCTTCTGGCTGTTCAATTGCGTACCGTATCCAGCGTGCGCGAGTCTGAAAATCAAACCACAGTCGCCCAAATTACACAAAATCTAATTGAAGGCATGCTCATTAATCCGACACTCTCTGAAGAAACCGATACTGCAGGGGAAAAAACCTCCCGTTATAAAAAATCCTATGATGCCTACCTAAAATCCGACTCTAAACAAACTGCAAAATTTGAAGCCAAAATGAGCAAAGCCCAACTTGCACAGGCTCAAATTGCACAGTTTAAAGCTGATTTAGCCAAAGCCCTTCCCGAAGCCCAAGTCTTCTCGACCATCTGCAAAGATTCTTCCGGTGCAGAGCCGACTTACGAAAATGGGTTTAACGCGAAATGCGATGGCAAAGGCGACACGACCATCGTGAAAGTTTTATGGTTGCAAGATGTCGAAGAAGAAAATAGCGCAAAAAATCTCAATACATCGGGGCATCACGTTGTCTATACCTACCAATCACGCGTAAGAGACTAA
- a CDS encoding Smr/MutS family protein: MTANFQETLKALGKQVKKEAAEREAEAKAKKLVEDVDFSKAVGKVTPLKNAGNYYEQPRDKSPIKPRPKEMATLEQEDYFYVGSGGWEEPPASFSKNGQGKNDLMRLRNGHYPVVADVDLHGYTQEEAQQVLNEFIEFTKKRGVCGEIVHGSGLGSSGYKPVLKNMTRRWLMQHPDVLAYVEPRQGNDGAVRILLKRQRRDDDWKQ; encoded by the coding sequence ATGACGGCAAACTTTCAAGAAACGCTGAAGGCTTTGGGCAAACAGGTGAAAAAGGAAGCCGCGGAGCGGGAAGCCGAAGCGAAGGCTAAAAAGCTGGTAGAGGATGTAGATTTCAGCAAGGCGGTTGGCAAGGTTACGCCGTTGAAAAATGCCGGTAACTATTATGAACAGCCTCGCGATAAATCGCCTATCAAACCGCGACCTAAAGAAATGGCAACTTTGGAGCAGGAAGATTATTTTTATGTGGGTAGCGGCGGCTGGGAAGAGCCACCGGCTTCGTTCAGTAAAAACGGACAGGGTAAAAATGATTTGATGCGTTTGCGAAACGGCCATTATCCTGTTGTGGCTGATGTGGATTTGCATGGCTATACGCAGGAAGAAGCGCAGCAGGTATTGAACGAATTTATTGAATTTACGAAAAAACGCGGCGTTTGCGGCGAGATTGTCCACGGCAGCGGCTTGGGTTCTTCAGGCTATAAACCGGTTTTGAAAAATATGACGCGCCGTTGGTTGATGCAGCATCCTGATGTGTTGGCTTATGTCGAGCCTCGACAAGGCAATGATGGCGCTGTCAGGATTTTGTTGAAACGTCAACGCCGAGACGATGATTGGAAGCAGTAA
- the trpE gene encoding anthranilate synthase component I, with product MISKQEYQAQAAQGYNRIPLVQELLADLDTPLSIYLKLANKPFTYLLESVVGGERFGRYSFIGLPCSHYLKTSGKHVDVYQNGEIVEQHDGNPLPFIEAFHNRFKTPEIPSLPRFTGGLVGYFGYETIYNFEHFAHRLKHTAKADPLGTPDILLMLSQELAVVDNLSGKIYLIVYADPSQADGYERARERLEDIRTQLRQSCAIPLSLGSKQTQAVSEFGEGPFKTCVNKIKDYIFAGDCMQVVPSQRMSMEFTDNPLALYRALRTLNPSPYMFYYDFGDFHIVGSSPEILVRRERDDVIVRPIAGTRLRGKTPAEDLANEQDLLSDAKEIAEHVMLIDLGRNDVGRISKTGEVKVTDKMVIEKYSHVMHIVSNVEGRLKEGMTNMDILAATFPAGTLSGAPKVRAMEIIEEVEPSKRGIYGGAVGVWSFNNDMDLAIAIRTAVIKNNTLFVQSGAGVVADSNPTSEWQETQNKARAVIRAAQMVQEGLDK from the coding sequence ATGATCAGCAAACAAGAATACCAAGCCCAAGCCGCACAAGGTTACAACCGCATTCCACTCGTTCAAGAGCTGCTTGCCGACTTGGACACACCGCTCTCAATCTACCTCAAACTTGCCAACAAGCCTTTCACCTACCTGCTCGAATCCGTTGTCGGTGGCGAACGCTTCGGCCGCTATTCCTTTATCGGCCTGCCTTGCAGCCACTATCTCAAAACCAGCGGCAAACATGTCGATGTGTATCAAAACGGCGAAATCGTCGAACAACACGACGGCAATCCCCTACCCTTTATCGAAGCCTTCCACAACCGCTTCAAAACGCCCGAAATCCCAAGCCTGCCACGCTTTACCGGCGGCCTGGTCGGCTACTTTGGTTATGAAACCATCTACAACTTTGAACATTTTGCCCACCGCCTGAAACATACGGCCAAAGCCGATCCGCTCGGTACGCCCGACATCCTCCTGATGCTCTCGCAAGAGCTTGCGGTAGTGGATAACCTAAGCGGCAAAATCTACCTGATTGTTTATGCCGATCCGTCTCAAGCCGACGGCTACGAACGCGCACGCGAACGTCTTGAAGACATCCGTACCCAGTTGCGCCAAAGTTGCGCCATCCCGCTTTCGCTCGGCAGCAAACAAACCCAAGCAGTCAGCGAGTTTGGCGAAGGACCTTTCAAAACCTGCGTCAACAAAATCAAAGACTACATCTTTGCAGGCGACTGCATGCAGGTTGTCCCCAGCCAACGCATGAGCATGGAATTTACCGACAATCCGCTTGCCCTCTACCGCGCCCTGCGTACACTGAACCCATCGCCGTATATGTTCTACTACGATTTCGGCGATTTCCATATTGTCGGCTCTTCGCCCGAAATCCTCGTCCGCCGCGAACGTGACGACGTCATCGTCCGCCCTATCGCCGGCACGCGCCTGCGCGGTAAAACACCCGCCGAAGACCTTGCCAACGAACAAGACCTGCTGAGTGATGCCAAAGAAATTGCCGAACACGTCATGTTGATTGACTTAGGACGCAACGACGTCGGCCGCATCAGCAAAACCGGCGAAGTCAAAGTCACTGACAAAATGGTAATTGAAAAATACTCTCATGTAATGCACATCGTCTCCAACGTCGAAGGCCGTCTGAAAGAGGGCATGACCAATATGGACATCCTCGCCGCAACCTTCCCGGCAGGCACACTTTCCGGTGCCCCCAAAGTCCGCGCCATGGAGATCATCGAAGAAGTCGAACCGAGCAAACGCGGCATCTACGGCGGCGCAGTCGGCGTATGGAGTTTCAACAACGACATGGACTTAGCCATTGCCATCCGCACTGCCGTGATTAAAAACAATACCCTCTTCGTCCAAAGCGGCGCAGGCGTAGTTGCCGATTCCAACCCGACATCCGAATGGCAGGAAACCCAAAACAAAGCTCGGGCAGTAATCCGCGCAGCGCAAATGGTGCAAGAAGGGCTGGATAAATAA
- a CDS encoding superoxide dismutase, which yields MEHKLPQLPYELDALSPHLTKETLEFHYGKHHQTYITNLNNQIKGTEFEEMPLEEIVKKSSGGMFNNAAQTWNHTFYWLGFTPKGQGKPAGELAAAIDAKWGSFEKFQEAFNACAAGTFGSGWAWLVKTPAGELDLVSTSNAGTPLTTENTPLLTCDVWEHAYYIDYRNSRPNYLKGFWEIVNWDEVAKRFAA from the coding sequence ATGGAACATAAGCTGCCACAACTGCCTTATGAACTGGACGCATTGTCCCCACATCTGACCAAAGAAACTTTGGAGTTCCACTACGGCAAACACCATCAAACCTACATCACCAATTTGAATAATCAAATCAAAGGCACTGAGTTTGAAGAAATGCCTTTGGAAGAAATCGTAAAAAAATCTTCCGGCGGTATGTTCAACAACGCTGCCCAAACTTGGAACCACACTTTCTACTGGCTGGGCTTTACCCCTAAAGGTCAAGGCAAACCTGCCGGTGAATTGGCTGCGGCCATCGACGCCAAATGGGGCAGCTTCGAGAAATTCCAAGAAGCGTTCAATGCCTGCGCGGCTGGTACTTTCGGTTCCGGTTGGGCATGGTTGGTAAAAACGCCTGCCGGTGAATTGGATCTGGTTTCTACTTCCAATGCAGGTACTCCGCTGACTACTGAAAATACTCCGCTGTTGACTTGTGATGTATGGGAACACGCCTACTACATCGACTACCGCAACAGCCGTCCTAACTACCTGAAAGGTTTTTGGGAAATCGTTAACTGGGATGAAGTTGCCAAACGCTTCGCCGCATAA
- a CDS encoding PilW family protein, with protein sequence MNNKRLLNHIPNKIAIRGFSILEFLVASLLSMIVLMAVSSTYFTARGLNKSANARIGIQQDLRNAANMIVRDARMAGNFGCFNMANFPASAVIEDKSSDEYTLKTAGVNKLLPVKEINKLSYTGFVQTGKALLFQYGIDKADSAAKTAIASSCSGIAKPHIEIKDLAAAKSALKITNSDQDGSIAIMKHEMIAYAVGKLGEESGLFRFQLSDNGSWSNPQLLIKGITSMDLHYIYAECPDSENASASGANAETFKYADQLDTSIEAKSPASIQIVLNNGSIDPSKEQDNKVDIYNINATIRGGNVCADRSL encoded by the coding sequence ATGAACAATAAACGCTTACTCAACCATATTCCCAATAAAATCGCCATTCGTGGCTTCAGCATCCTTGAATTTCTGGTTGCCAGCCTGCTCAGCATGATCGTCTTAATGGCTGTCAGCTCCACCTACTTTACTGCGCGCGGATTAAACAAGTCTGCCAACGCCCGTATCGGTATCCAACAAGATTTGCGCAACGCCGCCAATATGATCGTCCGCGATGCGCGTATGGCAGGTAATTTCGGCTGCTTCAATATGGCGAATTTTCCTGCCTCTGCAGTGATAGAAGACAAAAGCTCGGATGAATATACATTGAAAACAGCCGGTGTGAATAAGCTGTTACCGGTTAAAGAAATCAATAAATTAAGCTATACAGGCTTTGTTCAAACTGGCAAAGCCCTGCTGTTCCAATACGGTATCGACAAAGCGGACTCTGCTGCAAAAACTGCCATTGCCAGCAGCTGCTCCGGTATTGCCAAACCTCACATAGAAATTAAAGATTTGGCTGCGGCAAAATCAGCTTTAAAAATTACCAACTCTGATCAAGACGGCAGTATCGCCATTATGAAACATGAAATGATTGCCTACGCTGTCGGTAAACTTGGCGAAGAGAGCGGTTTGTTCCGTTTCCAATTATCTGATAATGGCTCATGGAGTAATCCACAGCTGCTAATTAAAGGCATTACAAGCATGGATCTTCATTATATCTATGCAGAATGTCCTGATTCTGAAAATGCATCAGCAAGTGGAGCAAATGCGGAAACCTTTAAGTATGCAGATCAATTGGATACCTCAATTGAGGCTAAGTCTCCGGCTTCTATCCAAATCGTACTGAATAACGGCAGTATTGACCCATCAAAAGAACAAGACAATAAAGTCGATATCTATAATATTAATGCCACCATCCGCGGAGGAAACGTATGCGCCGACCGATCACTCTAA
- a CDS encoding PilX family type IV pilin, translating into MNTTSTKQLGFTLVEMMIAVAILAILSVIAIPSYNRYIERGYQSQAHAELVAINSAFKNKMVKNPNWETKRIEKELGTFISSYKGHKDLADKYQYSAEMINASTSRAYRLKAIPIKTGYTLSVWMDSLGNAYKCTDIDSAKDSKTTMINGKGCESVSKKKSS; encoded by the coding sequence ATGAATACCACCTCTACCAAACAACTAGGCTTTACGCTGGTTGAGATGATGATTGCCGTCGCCATCTTAGCCATCCTGAGCGTCATTGCCATTCCATCTTACAACCGCTACATTGAACGCGGCTACCAATCACAAGCGCATGCCGAGTTAGTCGCCATCAATTCTGCTTTTAAAAATAAGATGGTTAAAAATCCAAATTGGGAAACTAAAAGGATTGAAAAAGAATTAGGTACATTTATTTCCTCATACAAAGGCCATAAAGATTTGGCAGACAAATACCAATACTCTGCTGAAATGATTAATGCCAGTACAAGCCGGGCCTATCGTTTGAAAGCCATACCCATCAAAACAGGCTATACCCTTTCCGTTTGGATGGATAGTTTGGGCAATGCTTACAAATGTACTGATATTGACTCTGCCAAAGATTCCAAAACTACAATGATCAATGGCAAAGGTTGCGAATCGGTTTCCAAAAAGAAATCTTCTTAG
- a CDS encoding pilus assembly FimT family protein yields the protein MYQTQKGFTLIELLIVITIAAVMAVIALPNMNQWIASRRAASQAEQIANLLRFARNEAVRLNLPVYICPVKIKSDGSPNNGCDSKYAGNGMLSYADKNEDLRYQNDTVDLSIRSIILNGDTDKVEYSFNYIPIGNDRSALSASASKEVWWRFLPNGTFGHSTDGKNYQFSDGHIKISLTDKSAADAETKKARATVLLINGNGHVEICAKNDERKICEYTSK from the coding sequence ATGTATCAGACACAAAAAGGCTTCACCCTAATTGAGTTGCTGATCGTCATTACTATTGCAGCAGTAATGGCAGTCATCGCACTTCCCAATATGAATCAATGGATTGCCTCCAGACGTGCGGCATCGCAAGCAGAGCAAATTGCAAATCTGCTGCGCTTCGCGCGTAATGAGGCCGTCCGACTCAATCTTCCCGTTTACATCTGCCCGGTCAAAATCAAATCCGATGGCTCACCCAATAATGGTTGCGATTCCAAATATGCCGGTAATGGTATGTTGTCCTACGCCGATAAAAACGAAGACTTACGCTATCAAAACGACACAGTTGATTTATCCATCCGCTCCATTATCCTTAATGGAGATACCGACAAAGTGGAATACAGCTTCAACTATATCCCTATCGGCAATGACCGTTCTGCCCTCTCGGCCTCAGCTTCAAAAGAAGTCTGGTGGAGATTTCTTCCCAATGGTACATTTGGTCATTCAACTGATGGCAAAAATTATCAATTTTCAGACGGCCACATCAAAATCAGCCTAACGGATAAATCTGCTGCCGATGCTGAAACCAAGAAAGCCCGTGCTACCGTACTTTTAATCAATGGCAATGGGCATGTCGAAATCTGTGCTAAAAACGATGAGCGCAAAATATGCGAATACACTTCCAAATAA
- the dnaB gene encoding replicative DNA helicase: MSNYSDMPSEDREISALSLPPHSTEAEQSVLGGLMLENSAWDRIADVVSSEDFYRHEHRLIFRTIANLINESRPADVITVQESLERNEELEAAGGFNYLITLAQNTPSAANIRRYAEIVRERSIMRQLAEVGTEIARSAYNPQGRDAGQLLDEAENKVFQIAESTAKSKQGFLEMPDLLKEVVERIDMLYSRDNPDEVTGISTGFIDLDKKTSGLQPGDLIIVAGRPSMGKTAFSINIAEHVAVENKLPVAVFSMEMGGAQLVMRMLGSVGRLDQSVLKTGRLQDEHWGRLNEAVVKLSDAPMYIDETPGLTALELRARARRLARQFNGKLGLIVIDYLQLMSGSGRSDNRASELGEISRSLKALAKELQVPVIALSQLSRTVEQRTDKRPMMSDLRESGAIEQDADLIMFMYRDEYYNSDSPAKGLAECIIGKHRNGPVGKVFLTWMGQFTKFDNAAYIPESMLMED; encoded by the coding sequence ATGAGCAATTATTCCGATATGCCGTCTGAAGACCGTGAAATCAGCGCATTGTCACTGCCGCCACATTCCACAGAAGCGGAGCAATCCGTATTGGGCGGCCTGATGCTGGAAAATTCTGCTTGGGACCGTATTGCCGATGTCGTTTCCAGCGAGGATTTCTATCGCCACGAACACCGCCTGATTTTTCGTACGATTGCCAACCTGATTAATGAAAGCCGTCCTGCCGACGTCATTACCGTCCAAGAAAGTTTGGAACGCAATGAAGAATTGGAAGCGGCAGGCGGATTCAACTATCTGATTACGCTGGCGCAAAATACGCCATCTGCTGCCAATATCCGCCGCTACGCCGAAATCGTGCGCGAACGTTCCATCATGCGCCAGCTTGCCGAAGTCGGCACGGAAATTGCACGCAGCGCATACAATCCGCAAGGGCGCGATGCAGGCCAGCTTTTGGACGAGGCAGAAAACAAAGTATTCCAAATCGCCGAAAGCACCGCCAAATCCAAACAAGGCTTCCTTGAGATGCCCGACCTTCTGAAAGAAGTGGTCGAGCGCATCGATATGCTTTATTCGCGCGACAATCCTGATGAAGTAACCGGCATATCGACAGGTTTTATCGACCTCGACAAAAAAACATCAGGTCTTCAACCAGGCGATTTGATCATCGTCGCAGGTCGTCCGTCCATGGGTAAAACCGCCTTTTCGATCAATATTGCGGAACACGTTGCCGTAGAAAACAAATTGCCTGTCGCCGTATTCTCTATGGAGATGGGCGGTGCGCAGTTGGTCATGCGTATGCTGGGTTCAGTCGGACGTTTGGATCAAAGCGTTTTAAAAACCGGCAGATTACAAGACGAACACTGGGGCCGTCTGAACGAAGCGGTCGTTAAACTCTCCGATGCACCCATGTATATCGATGAAACGCCGGGTTTGACTGCGCTCGAACTCCGCGCCCGCGCCCGTCGTCTTGCACGCCAGTTCAACGGCAAATTAGGGTTGATCGTTATCGACTACCTGCAATTGATGTCAGGTTCTGGTCGCTCTGACAACCGTGCTTCCGAGCTTGGCGAAATTTCGCGCTCCCTCAAAGCATTGGCTAAAGAATTGCAAGTTCCCGTCATTGCCCTGTCGCAGTTGAGCCGTACAGTTGAGCAGCGTACCGACAAACGCCCGATGATGTCCGACTTGCGTGAGTCCGGCGCAATCGAACAAGATGCCGACTTGATTATGTTCATGTATCGCGACGAATACTACAACTCAGATTCACCCGCAAAAGGCTTGGCGGAATGTATTATCGGCAAACACCGTAACGGTCCCGTTGGGAAAGTATTCCTCACTTGGATGGGTCAATTTACCAAATTTGATAATGCTGCCTATATTCCAGAATCCATGTTGATGGAAGATTGA
- a CDS encoding 5-(carboxyamino)imidazole ribonucleotide synthase: protein MNTSPILPPAMLGILGGGQLGRMFTVAAKTMGYKVTVLDPDPNAPAAEFADRHLCAPFDDPAALEELAKCAAVTTEFENVNADAMRFLAKHTNVSPSGDCVAIAQNRIQEKAWIRKAGLQTAPYQAVCKAEDITEESVQFLPGILKTATLGYDGKGQIRVKTLDELKAAFAEHGGVDCVLEKMVDLRGEISVIVCRLNNDNVQTFDPAENIHENGILAYSIVPARLSADVQQQARQMAQRLADELNYVGVLAVEMFVVGDTHELVVNEIAPRPHNSGHHTIDACATDQFQQQVRLMCNLPPADTKLLSSCCMANILGDVWKEDGGEPEWLPLQSNPNAHLHLYGKKAARKARKMGHFTVLANDADNAFQTAQALHQSL from the coding sequence ATGAACACATCCCCCATCCTCCCTCCTGCCATGCTCGGCATCCTCGGCGGCGGACAATTAGGCAGAATGTTTACTGTTGCTGCCAAAACCATGGGCTACAAAGTAACCGTACTCGATCCCGACCCGAACGCGCCGGCAGCGGAATTTGCCGACCGCCATTTGTGCGCGCCGTTTGATGATCCGGCCGCTTTGGAAGAATTGGCAAAATGCGCGGCTGTTACGACCGAGTTTGAAAACGTCAATGCCGATGCGATGCGTTTTCTCGCCAAACACACCAATGTTTCCCCCAGCGGCGACTGCGTTGCCATCGCGCAAAACCGCATTCAGGAAAAGGCATGGATACGCAAAGCAGGCCTGCAAACCGCACCGTATCAAGCGGTTTGCAAAGCCGAAGACATCACTGAAGAAAGCGTACAATTTCTGCCCGGCATCTTGAAAACTGCCACTTTGGGCTACGACGGCAAAGGTCAAATCCGCGTAAAAACATTGGATGAACTCAAAGCCGCATTTGCCGAACACGGTGGCGTGGATTGCGTTTTAGAAAAAATGGTGGACTTGCGCGGCGAGATTTCCGTTATCGTATGCCGTCTGAACAATGACAACGTGCAAACTTTCGACCCTGCCGAAAATATTCACGAAAACGGCATCCTCGCCTACTCCATCGTCCCTGCGCGACTGAGTGCCGACGTGCAGCAACAGGCGCGGCAGATGGCGCAGCGTTTGGCCGATGAATTGAACTACGTCGGCGTATTGGCAGTAGAAATGTTTGTTGTCGGCGATACACATGAATTGGTCGTCAACGAAATCGCGCCGCGTCCGCACAATTCCGGCCACCATACCATCGATGCCTGCGCGACAGACCAATTCCAGCAACAGGTCCGCCTGATGTGCAACCTGCCTCCGGCTGACACCAAATTGCTGAGCTCTTGCTGTATGGCGAATATTTTGGGCGACGTTTGGAAGGAAGACGGCGGCGAACCCGAATGGCTGCCGTTGCAAAGCAACCCGAATGCACATCTGCATCTATACGGTAAAAAAGCCGCGCGTAAAGCCCGAAAAATGGGCCACTTTACCGTCTTGGCCAACGATGCGGACAACGCGTTCCAAACTGCCCAAGCCTTACATCAAAGCCTGTAA